The following is a genomic window from Candidatus Binataceae bacterium.
CGATCTTCGGAGCGCTGTTCGGCACCGAAGAGATGCGCGCGATTTTCTCCGAGCAGGCGTACCTCCAGGCGATGCTCGACGTCGAGGCCGCGCTCAGCCGCGCCGAAGCTGGGCTGGGTCTGGTACCGCAAGAGGTGGCAAACGCCGTCACCGGCGCGGCGAAAGTGGAAAATCTACGCCTGGATGAGATCGCGCGCAGCACGGTCAAGGTTGGCTATCCGGTGGTGGCGCTGGTGCGCGAACTGGGCCGCGCGGCCGGGGGCGAGGCGGCACGCTTTATCCATCTGGGCGCGACCACCCAGGACATCCTGGACACTGCGCTGGTGCTGCAGATGCGCTCCGGGGTTGCCGCGATTCGTCGCGACCTGGTCGCCACGGCGCAGGCTCTGGGCCGCCTGGCCCGCCGTTATCGCGACACGCCGATGGCGGGACGCACCCATTTGCAACAGGCGGTGCCAATCACTTTCGGCCTCAAATGCGCGGTGTGGGTCGCGCCGCTGGTGGCCCATGTCGAACGCTTGGATCAGGCCTGGCGGCGTGCCGCCAAGATCCAATTCGGCGGTGCGGCCGGAACTTTGGCGCCATTGGGCCCCAATGGCATCGCGGTGGCGCGAGCGTTGGCTGAGGAGCTCAAGTTGGAGCTGCCCGATCTGCCCTGGCATGCGACCCGCGACACCGTTGCCGAGCTCTGTTCAATGCTGGGGCTGATTTGCGGCAGCCTGGGCAAGTTTGCCTTCGACGTGATGCTGCTGATGCAAAGCGAGGTCGGCGAAGTGGCCGAACCCTATGAGGCCGGCCGCGGTGGATCTAGCACCATGCCTCAAAAGCGCAACCCCATCGCCAGTGAATTCATCCTCGCCGCCGCTCGCGCGGTT
Proteins encoded in this region:
- the pcaB gene encoding 3-carboxy-cis,cis-muconate cycloisomerase, whose protein sequence is MLPIDSAIFGALFGTEEMRAIFSEQAYLQAMLDVEAALSRAEAGLGLVPQEVANAVTGAAKVENLRLDEIARSTVKVGYPVVALVRELGRAAGGEAARFIHLGATTQDILDTALVLQMRSGVAAIRRDLVATAQALGRLARRYRDTPMAGRTHLQQAVPITFGLKCAVWVAPLVAHVERLDQAWRRAAKIQFGGAAGTLAPLGPNGIAVARALAEELKLELPDLPWHATRDTVAELCSMLGLICGSLGKFAFDVMLLMQSEVGEVAEPYEAGRGGSSTMPQKRNPIASEFILAAARAVHALVPVMMGAMIADHERASGPWQSEPLALPQCFVLTAGALAQARQVAEGLTVDEARMRRNLELDGGLIMAEAASSALTRAMGRAAAHHAVEQACARALGEQRSLREILSEDPNVRAHLSEEEIGRMVDPASYLGSTTEFIDRTLQSLERCSES